A single genomic interval of Bacillus smithii harbors:
- the iolD gene encoding 3D-(3,5/4)-trihydroxycyclohexane-1,2-dione acylhydrolase (decyclizing), with the protein METIRLTTAQALVKFLNAQYVEFDGKINRFVKGIFTIFGHGNVLGLGQALEQDAGELMVYQGRNEQGMALAAIAFAKQKHRKQIMACTSSVGPGAANMVTAAGVATANNIPVLLLPGDVFATRQPDPVLQQIEQTHNLSISTNDAFRAVSKYWDRISRPEQLMSAMLNAMRVLTNPGDTGAVTIALPQDVQCEAWDFPVIFFRKRIHHIERRVPSVESVKDAVQLIQSKRKPVIVIGGGVRYSEAVDAVIKFAETHHIPFGETQAGKGTIESTHPLNLGGIGVTGNSAANTMAKAADLIIAIGTRLTDFTTSSKQLFKNATILTINISEFHASKLDAVKVVADVKAGLEAITNELGDYRTDYGTEIEEVKRGWKNELTRLHNVKYGENFIPEVSSQLNEKLPEYHQALRTGLTQTEVIGILNKTIDENAIVVGSSGSLPGDLQRMWVSKERNTYHMEYGYSCMGYEIAGALGVKIAEPDREVYAMTGDGSYLMLHTELVTSLQEGKKINVVLFDNAGFGCINNLQMENGMGSFGTEFRKRNPETGQLDGPIMVIDYAKVASGYGVKTYSIHTTEELIAAIEDAKTQNVSTLFDIKVLPKTMTHGYDSWWHVGVAEVSDKDSIKKAFKEKETNLKKARAY; encoded by the coding sequence GTGGAGACGATTCGTTTAACTACCGCACAGGCGCTAGTGAAATTTTTAAATGCGCAGTATGTAGAGTTTGACGGAAAAATAAACAGGTTTGTAAAAGGAATATTTACCATTTTTGGCCATGGAAATGTGCTCGGGCTTGGCCAGGCATTAGAACAGGATGCCGGAGAATTAATGGTTTACCAAGGACGAAATGAACAGGGAATGGCACTTGCGGCGATTGCTTTTGCGAAACAAAAACATCGCAAGCAAATTATGGCTTGTACGTCATCTGTTGGTCCAGGAGCTGCAAATATGGTCACAGCAGCCGGGGTAGCTACTGCAAACAATATTCCTGTATTGTTGCTGCCAGGAGATGTTTTTGCTACACGTCAGCCGGACCCTGTATTGCAGCAAATTGAACAAACTCATAATCTATCTATTTCTACAAATGACGCTTTCCGAGCAGTAAGTAAATATTGGGATCGCATCAGCCGTCCTGAACAGCTCATGTCTGCGATGCTAAACGCGATGAGGGTGTTGACAAATCCTGGGGATACTGGAGCAGTTACGATTGCTCTGCCGCAGGATGTCCAATGCGAAGCATGGGATTTCCCGGTAATCTTTTTTCGAAAACGCATTCATCATATTGAACGCCGGGTCCCATCGGTTGAAAGTGTAAAAGACGCTGTGCAGCTAATCCAATCAAAAAGAAAGCCGGTGATCGTCATCGGCGGGGGTGTCCGTTACTCTGAAGCAGTTGATGCAGTTATAAAATTTGCAGAAACCCACCATATTCCTTTTGGGGAAACGCAAGCTGGGAAGGGTACCATTGAAAGCACTCACCCGCTTAATTTAGGAGGAATTGGCGTTACAGGTAATTCAGCCGCTAATACAATGGCAAAAGCAGCTGATTTGATTATTGCTATAGGTACACGTTTAACGGATTTTACCACATCCTCGAAGCAATTGTTTAAAAATGCAACCATTCTAACAATAAATATTTCTGAATTTCATGCATCCAAACTGGATGCAGTAAAAGTAGTGGCTGACGTCAAAGCGGGTCTTGAAGCGATTACAAACGAACTGGGAGATTATCGTACAGATTACGGAACTGAAATTGAGGAAGTGAAGCGAGGCTGGAAAAATGAATTAACGCGTCTCCACAACGTTAAATATGGAGAAAACTTTATTCCTGAAGTTTCTAGTCAATTGAATGAAAAACTGCCGGAATATCATCAGGCATTAAGAACGGGGCTTACCCAAACAGAAGTCATTGGGATCCTTAATAAAACCATTGATGAAAACGCCATTGTTGTTGGTTCATCTGGAAGCCTTCCGGGCGACTTGCAGCGCATGTGGGTTTCAAAAGAGCGTAATACCTATCATATGGAATATGGATATTCCTGCATGGGATATGAAATAGCTGGAGCATTAGGCGTGAAAATTGCTGAGCCGGATAGGGAAGTATATGCCATGACCGGTGATGGCAGCTATTTGATGCTTCATACGGAACTCGTTACATCCCTCCAGGAAGGGAAAAAAATCAATGTTGTTCTTTTTGATAATGCTGGATTTGGCTGTATCAATAATCTGCAAATGGAAAATGGGATGGGTAGCTTTGGTACGGAATTTAGAAAAAGAAATCCCGAAACCGGTCAATTAGATGGGCCGATTATGGTGATTGATTATGCCAAGGTAGCGTCAGGATACGGTGTAAAAACATATTCGATTCACACAACAGAGGAACTTATAGCCGCTATTGAAGATGCGAAAACACAAAATGTCAGTACTCTTTTTGATATAAAAGTACTTCCGAAAACAATGACCCACGGTTATGACTCATGGTGGCATGTAGGGGTTGCGGAAGTATCTGATAAAGACAGTATTAAAAAAGCATTCAAGGAAAAAGAAACGAATCTTAAAAAAGCGCGCGCATATTGA
- the iolE gene encoding myo-inosose-2 dehydratase: MFNDNQVKLAISPIGWTNDDMPELGSEVTFEQCISEIALSGFSGSEVGNKYPRDTKVLKKALSLRGLEIASAWFSSFLTTKPFEETAKAFIEHRDFLHEMGAEVIVVSEQGNSIQSQMETPLFENKPVFTEEEWQLLLEGLPRLGEFAAEKGMKIVYHHHMGTGVQTAEEIDRLMEGTDPEKVSLLYDTGHLVFSGEDHLAVLKKYINRIHHVHLKDVRMHIVERVHAEKLSFLQAVKTGVFTVPGEGVIDFKSVFEVLSEAGYKGWFVVEAEQDPAIANPFEYAVKARSYLRETIGL, translated from the coding sequence ATGTTTAACGACAATCAAGTGAAATTAGCCATTTCCCCAATTGGTTGGACGAATGACGATATGCCTGAGCTCGGCAGTGAAGTGACGTTCGAGCAGTGCATAAGCGAAATTGCGCTTTCTGGTTTTTCTGGAAGTGAAGTAGGAAACAAATATCCACGCGATACAAAGGTTTTAAAAAAGGCTCTTTCTTTAAGAGGGCTTGAAATTGCCAGTGCATGGTTTAGTTCTTTTTTAACAACGAAACCGTTTGAGGAAACAGCCAAAGCATTCATCGAGCATCGAGATTTTCTTCATGAAATGGGAGCTGAAGTGATTGTTGTATCCGAACAAGGCAATAGTATTCAGTCACAAATGGAGACACCGTTATTTGAAAACAAACCTGTTTTTACAGAGGAAGAATGGCAGCTTTTATTAGAGGGACTGCCTCGTCTTGGTGAATTTGCTGCTGAAAAAGGCATGAAAATTGTCTACCACCATCATATGGGTACAGGCGTACAAACAGCAGAAGAAATCGATCGCTTAATGGAAGGAACAGACCCTGAAAAAGTATCACTTCTTTATGATACAGGGCATCTTGTATTCTCTGGAGAAGATCATCTGGCGGTGTTAAAGAAGTATATTAACCGGATACATCATGTTCACTTAAAAGATGTACGAATGCATATTGTCGAAAGAGTACATGCAGAGAAATTAAGTTTTTTACAGGCCGTTAAAACAGGAGTTTTTACTGTACCGGGAGAAGGGGTAATTGATTTTAAGTCTGTATTTGAGGTGCTTAGCGAAGCAGGATACAAAGGATGGTTTGTTGTAGAGGCCGAGCAGGATCCGGCAATTGCCAATCCGTTTGAATATGCAGTAAAAGCTCGCAGTTATTTACGTGAAACTATTGGGCTTTAA
- a CDS encoding 5-deoxy-glucuronate isomerase, producing MYQKLELQEGYTEITNMESKHKDMLQDIGIYTLYPDQSEILLDRTKETVVLLLEGEIRLEWNENSVEMKRHNVFDEDPWCLHVPKDVKVTVTALSKSEVLVQKTDNEKDFAAKLYTPEECSSTVAGEGVWNGTAERVIRTIFDYHNAPYSNLVIGEVISYPGRWSSYPPHHHNQPEVYYYRFDKPQGFGCAMVGPEAYRVEHNSYITIPGGLDHPQATAPGYAMYFCWMIRHLENDPWTDRIMEKEHEWLLDSNAKIWTKK from the coding sequence ATGTATCAGAAATTAGAATTGCAAGAAGGGTATACTGAAATAACAAATATGGAAAGTAAACATAAAGATATGCTGCAAGATATAGGTATTTATACTCTCTATCCTGATCAATCAGAAATACTGTTAGATCGTACAAAAGAAACGGTTGTGCTACTTCTTGAAGGCGAAATTCGTCTTGAATGGAATGAAAATTCCGTTGAAATGAAGCGTCATAATGTCTTTGATGAAGACCCATGGTGTTTGCATGTTCCAAAAGACGTAAAAGTAACTGTAACAGCTCTTTCCAAAAGTGAAGTTCTTGTTCAAAAAACAGATAATGAAAAAGATTTTGCAGCCAAATTATATACTCCGGAAGAGTGTTCCAGTACTGTAGCTGGTGAGGGAGTTTGGAACGGTACGGCTGAACGTGTTATCCGGACCATTTTTGATTACCATAACGCTCCATATTCAAATCTCGTCATTGGAGAAGTTATTTCCTATCCTGGCAGATGGTCAAGTTATCCTCCGCACCATCATAACCAGCCGGAAGTTTATTACTACCGTTTTGATAAACCGCAAGGCTTTGGGTGTGCTATGGTTGGTCCGGAAGCTTACCGTGTTGAGCATAATAGTTACATTACCATTCCCGGCGGTCTTGATCATCCTCAGGCAACGGCACCTGGATACGCCATGTATTTTTGTTGGATGATTCGTCATCTTGAAAATGATCCTTGGACAGACCGAATCATGGAAAAAGAGCACGAGTGGCTTTTAGATTCGAATGCAAAAATCTGGACGAAAAAATAA
- a CDS encoding MFS transporter, with protein MKLFPKEKAYENLFQKPEYFQVYFLCIVFCFWFSTYIYVPVFGVYLDFLNFGYYEIGLVMGSYGIMQIALRLPLGIIAEKYKIDGKLLVAFGFLTAIISAFLLALSHHFLRIFLGRLLAGVTAAMWVIITIWYSSSFEKKQSLKAMGHLQATTVASQFISMALSGWIVKLMGYTSLFWISEFFAIIGLFLVILLPGAASIERIEKKQAAKPDEQAVVQLFKDRKLWSLSVLSMLSHAVLFTTIFGFSPVYFDNLNCHSSVIVLLIISFMLPHTLAPMFMAKKKGSLPKPFFVMFCCFCIAAGSLFLLSYTDNWIIYCLLHAVFGLFLGFIFPILLDQVYKIENLTVPKIVMGFYQSVYSIGIVSGPIAAGYMARQMDMKYIFIMSAMILLFGGLVSLMENNIEQNNA; from the coding sequence ATGAAATTGTTTCCAAAGGAAAAGGCATACGAAAATTTGTTTCAGAAACCAGAGTATTTTCAAGTTTACTTTCTGTGTATTGTATTCTGTTTTTGGTTTTCGACGTATATTTATGTCCCGGTATTTGGTGTGTATTTGGATTTTTTAAATTTTGGATATTATGAAATAGGCCTGGTTATGGGCAGCTATGGAATCATGCAGATTGCTCTAAGGTTACCACTGGGAATCATAGCAGAAAAATATAAAATAGACGGGAAATTATTAGTGGCTTTCGGGTTTCTTACTGCTATTATAAGTGCCTTTTTGCTAGCTTTATCACATCATTTTTTACGCATTTTCTTAGGAAGGCTCTTGGCTGGTGTTACAGCTGCTATGTGGGTAATTATAACGATTTGGTACAGCTCATCGTTTGAGAAAAAACAATCACTAAAGGCCATGGGACATTTACAGGCTACAACTGTAGCCTCTCAATTTATTAGTATGGCATTGAGCGGATGGATTGTGAAATTAATGGGCTACACCAGCTTGTTTTGGATTAGCGAATTTTTTGCCATTATTGGACTGTTCCTTGTAATACTTCTGCCGGGAGCGGCTTCGATTGAACGAATAGAGAAAAAACAGGCAGCTAAACCTGATGAACAAGCAGTCGTTCAGCTATTCAAAGATCGAAAGCTCTGGTCATTAAGCGTTTTATCGATGCTATCGCATGCTGTATTATTTACAACCATTTTCGGCTTTTCACCGGTTTACTTTGACAATCTAAATTGTCACTCTTCGGTTATTGTGCTGCTCATCATTTCGTTTATGCTGCCCCATACACTTGCTCCAATGTTTATGGCAAAGAAAAAAGGTTCGCTTCCTAAGCCTTTTTTCGTCATGTTCTGTTGTTTTTGCATTGCCGCAGGTTCGCTTTTTCTACTGAGCTATACGGATAACTGGATCATATATTGTTTACTGCACGCTGTTTTTGGATTATTCCTTGGTTTTATATTTCCTATTTTACTAGATCAAGTTTATAAAATAGAAAATCTAACGGTTCCCAAAATCGTTATGGGTTTCTATCAATCCGTCTATTCGATTGGAATTGTTTCAGGACCCATTGCCGCCGGCTATATGGCTAGGCAAATGGATATGAAGTATATATTTATAATGTCTGCGATGATCCTTTTATTTGGTGGACTGGTGTCTTTGATGGAAAACAATATCGAACAAAACAATGCCTAA
- a CDS encoding Gfo/Idh/MocA family oxidoreductase, translating into MKKVKVGIVGLGRLGRQHAENLAFRIPNCELLAVCSVIPSEIENAQKNLGIKYAYTNFDEMLENKELDAIFIASPSGFHCEQIEKALSAGFHVFSEKPLGLYIEEALRVRQVVNQHKDQVFMIGFMRRYDRSYAYAKKKIEEGKIGDPYLIRCYGFDPAKAINGFMEFAKSNYSGGLFLDMAIHDLDLARWFLNAEAKQVWAIGGAYAHPEIMELKDAETGAALVKFENNKIGLFVAGRNCVHGYHIETEIIGTKGTLRIGTVPEKNMVTIFDEAGAIKECIDGFLERFEQAYLSEAEEFINCIRESRQPVVTVDDGVLSTALGYACKESFETGELITIQSPYNNIFSNQN; encoded by the coding sequence TTGAAAAAGGTTAAGGTCGGAATCGTAGGATTAGGGAGATTAGGGAGACAACATGCAGAAAATTTAGCTTTTCGTATTCCCAATTGCGAATTATTGGCAGTTTGTAGTGTAATTCCATCTGAAATTGAGAACGCCCAAAAAAATTTAGGGATAAAGTATGCATACACAAATTTTGATGAAATGCTTGAAAATAAAGAGTTGGATGCAATATTTATTGCTTCCCCGTCAGGGTTTCATTGTGAACAAATCGAGAAAGCGTTGAGTGCTGGTTTTCATGTGTTCAGTGAAAAACCACTTGGATTATATATTGAAGAAGCGCTGCGTGTTAGGCAGGTTGTGAATCAACACAAAGACCAAGTATTTATGATCGGCTTTATGAGAAGATATGACCGATCTTATGCGTATGCAAAAAAGAAAATTGAAGAAGGGAAAATTGGCGACCCGTATCTAATTCGCTGCTATGGTTTTGATCCTGCAAAAGCTATTAATGGCTTTATGGAATTTGCAAAAAGTAATTACAGCGGTGGTTTGTTCTTAGATATGGCTATTCACGATTTAGACCTTGCCAGATGGTTTTTGAATGCAGAAGCGAAACAGGTTTGGGCAATTGGCGGAGCTTATGCGCACCCAGAAATTATGGAATTAAAGGATGCCGAGACAGGAGCGGCATTAGTAAAATTCGAGAATAATAAAATTGGGCTTTTTGTTGCTGGACGAAACTGCGTACATGGATATCATATTGAGACTGAAATAATTGGTACAAAGGGCACATTGCGAATTGGGACCGTTCCAGAAAAAAATATGGTCACGATATTTGATGAAGCTGGAGCTATAAAGGAATGTATAGACGGATTTTTAGAAAGATTTGAACAAGCATATTTAAGTGAAGCCGAAGAGTTTATTAATTGTATTAGAGAAAGTAGACAGCCAGTTGTCACAGTGGATGACGGTGTGTTATCCACAGCTCTTGGTTATGCTTGTAAAGAGTCGTTTGAAACAGGAGAGTTGATAACGATTCAATCGCCTTATAATAATATTTTCTCTAATCAAAACTAA
- a CDS encoding zinc-dependent alcohol dehydrogenase family protein, producing MKAAKIIHHKKPLEIQTVSDPKPGPEDAVIKIEACGVCRSDWHAWQGDWSWIGLSPELPITPGHEFGGIVEEVGKDVKSFRPGDRVTVPFHSACGRCEYCKKGVPNLCEDLQIYGLVSGLEGGYAEYILIRNADFNLIRLPDNVDSLTAAAVGCRYMTGYHGIVRGNVKPGDWVAVHGAGGVGLSAIQVANALGAQVIAVDIDDQKLEIAKQEGAVATVNARKENVSEAIKEITKGGAHVGLDALGIKDTVLNSVLSLRKGGRHVQVGLTTSEEGGFVSLPVDLITAAEIEFVGSLGNPHPDYRGLLSLISSGRLNPKRLIEREVHLKEVNTVFDNMTQYKTKGFNVITSFR from the coding sequence ATGAAAGCAGCGAAAATTATTCATCATAAAAAACCGTTGGAAATTCAAACTGTGTCGGATCCTAAACCAGGGCCAGAAGACGCGGTGATTAAAATCGAAGCGTGTGGAGTATGCCGCAGTGACTGGCATGCTTGGCAAGGCGATTGGTCGTGGATTGGTTTGTCTCCGGAATTACCTATTACTCCTGGGCATGAATTTGGAGGGATAGTGGAAGAAGTCGGGAAAGATGTGAAGTCATTTCGCCCGGGAGATCGTGTCACCGTTCCGTTCCATTCTGCCTGTGGGCGATGTGAATACTGCAAAAAAGGGGTGCCGAATTTATGCGAAGATCTTCAAATTTATGGATTGGTGTCTGGACTTGAAGGCGGATATGCGGAATATATTTTAATTCGCAACGCGGATTTTAACCTGATCAGGCTCCCTGACAATGTAGACAGTTTGACAGCGGCTGCAGTGGGCTGCCGTTACATGACAGGCTATCACGGTATCGTAAGAGGCAATGTCAAGCCTGGTGATTGGGTCGCTGTACATGGAGCAGGAGGGGTAGGACTTTCTGCCATTCAGGTGGCTAATGCTTTAGGAGCACAAGTCATTGCAGTCGATATTGATGATCAAAAACTTGAAATCGCTAAGCAGGAAGGCGCTGTCGCCACAGTCAATGCCAGAAAAGAAAACGTTTCCGAAGCGATAAAAGAAATAACAAAAGGCGGTGCCCATGTCGGATTAGATGCTTTAGGGATTAAAGATACCGTGTTAAATTCGGTTTTATCTCTTAGAAAAGGAGGAAGACATGTTCAAGTAGGGTTAACTACCTCAGAAGAAGGAGGTTTTGTTTCGCTTCCTGTTGACCTCATTACTGCAGCTGAAATTGAATTTGTCGGAAGCCTCGGAAATCCTCATCCAGACTACCGAGGATTACTGAGCTTGATTTCTTCCGGACGACTGAATCCGAAACGATTGATCGAACGGGAAGTCCACTTGAAAGAGGTAAACACGGTATTTGACAATATGACACAATATAAAACAAAAGGATTTAACGTCATCACTAGCTTTCGTTGA
- a CDS encoding beta-ketoacyl-ACP reductase translates to MGERFKGRVAIVTGGSRGIGRAIAELFAEEGAKVAIIDLNEEALSQTAAELKAKGFDIYTRVANVTDASQVEDFTKKTVDTFGSIDILVNNAGVIRDNLLFKMTDSDWNTVMDVHLKGSFHCARAVQKYMVEKRYGRIINISSTSALGNRGQANYAAAKAGLQGFTKTLAIELGKFGITTNAVAPGFIETDMTKETARRLGLSFEEFVHHSVSQIPVGRSGKPFDIAHAVAFFADENSSFINGQVLYVAGGPKN, encoded by the coding sequence ATGGGTGAAAGATTTAAAGGAAGAGTAGCCATTGTGACAGGAGGAAGCCGCGGAATTGGAAGAGCGATCGCTGAGCTCTTTGCTGAAGAAGGAGCAAAAGTAGCGATTATAGATTTGAATGAAGAAGCATTAAGTCAAACGGCTGCTGAATTAAAAGCAAAAGGGTTTGACATTTATACGAGAGTGGCAAATGTCACTGATGCATCGCAGGTGGAAGACTTTACGAAAAAAACGGTCGACACGTTTGGCTCGATTGATATTCTTGTCAATAATGCTGGAGTCATTCGTGATAACCTGCTTTTCAAAATGACAGACTCTGATTGGAATACCGTGATGGATGTTCATTTAAAGGGATCCTTTCATTGCGCTCGTGCTGTTCAAAAATATATGGTAGAGAAACGATATGGTCGTATCATCAACATTTCGTCCACTTCGGCTCTCGGAAATCGAGGTCAGGCCAACTATGCAGCAGCAAAAGCGGGATTGCAAGGGTTTACAAAAACATTGGCTATTGAACTTGGAAAATTTGGGATTACGACTAATGCGGTAGCTCCTGGATTTATCGAAACAGATATGACAAAAGAGACAGCAAGACGACTTGGTTTATCATTTGAGGAATTTGTTCATCACAGCGTTTCACAAATACCGGTTGGAAGAAGCGGAAAGCCTTTCGACATTGCGCATGCTGTCGCTTTCTTTGCAGACGAGAATTCTTCCTTTATCAACGGCCAAGTTTTATATGTAGCGGGAGGTCCAAAAAATTAA
- a CDS encoding MaoC family dehydratase N-terminal domain-containing protein encodes MFAEHIGKYSEKVRNRIERSVVKKFAEAIGDPNPIYWDEETGKKSRYKNNIAPPTFPKVLDYGVVDGLKLPSKGLIHGEQTFHYERPLFVEEEIYCYSKVEKYYEKKGSNDQLGFLVIKGYGEEPSSEIIFTTTQTIIITETVRKAMIE; translated from the coding sequence ATGTTTGCGGAACATATTGGAAAATATTCTGAAAAAGTGAGGAATAGAATTGAAAGAAGCGTTGTTAAAAAATTTGCAGAAGCCATAGGCGATCCAAATCCAATCTATTGGGATGAGGAAACTGGAAAAAAATCTAGATATAAAAACAATATCGCTCCGCCAACGTTTCCAAAGGTCTTGGATTACGGTGTGGTGGACGGATTGAAACTTCCAAGCAAAGGGCTTATTCACGGAGAGCAGACTTTTCATTATGAGCGGCCTCTTTTTGTTGAAGAAGAAATTTATTGCTACTCGAAAGTGGAAAAGTACTATGAGAAAAAAGGAAGCAACGATCAGTTAGGATTTTTGGTTATAAAAGGCTACGGAGAAGAACCGTCCAGTGAAATCATTTTTACTACCACACAAACTATCATCATAACCGAAACAGTTAGAAAGGCGATGATCGAATGA
- a CDS encoding MaoC family dehydratase, producing the protein MKELIKLQVGDSLEEVQLPPVTRLDLIKYAGASGDYNPIHTIDEEAKKAGLPGIIAHGMWTMGNLAKLFTPYYEEGFIQDYSVRFKRMVFLNDIITLKATLKEKNENQLRFHVQAINQNGQEVVKGEVVFSPY; encoded by the coding sequence ATGAAGGAGCTCATAAAATTGCAGGTGGGAGATTCACTGGAAGAGGTACAGCTTCCTCCCGTTACGCGGCTTGATTTAATTAAATATGCCGGGGCTTCCGGAGATTACAATCCTATTCATACCATTGATGAAGAAGCGAAAAAAGCCGGTTTGCCAGGAATTATCGCACACGGTATGTGGACAATGGGAAATCTTGCAAAGCTTTTTACTCCTTATTATGAAGAAGGGTTTATACAAGATTATTCGGTCCGGTTTAAAAGAATGGTCTTTCTTAACGATATTATTACTTTAAAAGCTACTCTAAAAGAAAAAAATGAGAATCAACTGCGTTTTCATGTTCAAGCTATAAATCAAAACGGGCAGGAAGTGGTAAAAGGAGAAGTTGTATTTTCTCCGTATTAA
- a CDS encoding GNAT family N-acetyltransferase: MLRLPIDDQTYLKLLEEQDAEPLFNLTDSCRTYLREWLPWVDSTKAVEDTISFIESSKKKFASKNGMDAGIWYNGQLAGIIGLHFIDWTNKKTSIGYWLGEPFQGRGLMTKACIAMIHHIFNDLQLNRVEIRCAVLNSKSRAIPERLGFSKEGTFREAEWLYDHFVDHIVYSLLAREWKTQEKDPFKQSII, from the coding sequence ATGCTTAGACTTCCAATTGACGATCAAACTTATCTCAAATTACTCGAAGAACAGGATGCCGAACCATTATTTAACCTCACGGATTCTTGCAGAACATACCTTAGAGAATGGCTTCCTTGGGTTGACTCGACCAAAGCGGTAGAAGATACGATTTCTTTCATTGAGTCGTCAAAGAAAAAATTTGCTTCAAAAAATGGAATGGATGCAGGTATTTGGTACAACGGTCAGTTGGCGGGGATAATCGGATTACATTTTATTGATTGGACCAACAAGAAAACAAGCATAGGATATTGGTTAGGAGAACCATTTCAAGGACGTGGTTTGATGACCAAAGCATGTATAGCCATGATCCATCATATTTTCAACGACTTACAATTAAACAGAGTAGAAATAAGATGTGCAGTTTTGAATTCCAAAAGTCGAGCCATCCCAGAAAGATTAGGTTTTTCTAAGGAAGGGACGTTCAGGGAGGCTGAATGGCTTTATGACCATTTTGTAGACCACATCGTTTATAGCCTATTAGCTAGAGAATGGAAAACGCAAGAGAAAGATCCGTTTAAACAGTCGATTATCTAA
- a CDS encoding GNAT family N-acetyltransferase — MKIRKLNSNESPPMDLLLLADPAKDLVKEYATRGQCFVAEDNGQIIGVYILLPTRPGTVELVNIAVKKENQGNGTGKQLVQHAEQNAKNQGYKTMEIGTGNSSIAPLILYQKCGFRITGIDRDFFIRHYSEEIFENGIQCKDMIRLSKDL; from the coding sequence GTGAAGATTAGAAAATTGAATTCAAACGAATCCCCTCCAATGGATTTACTATTGTTAGCAGATCCCGCTAAAGATTTGGTTAAAGAATATGCAACAAGAGGTCAATGCTTTGTAGCAGAAGATAATGGACAAATCATCGGAGTCTATATATTATTGCCTACAAGACCAGGAACAGTTGAGTTAGTCAATATTGCCGTTAAAAAAGAGAACCAAGGGAATGGGACTGGAAAACAGTTAGTCCAGCACGCTGAACAAAATGCGAAAAATCAAGGGTACAAAACTATGGAAATAGGTACCGGAAATTCAAGTATAGCACCACTTATCCTTTATCAAAAATGTGGCTTTAGAATAACGGGAATAGATAGGGATTTCTTCATTCGACATTATTCTGAGGAAATATTTGAAAACGGTATACAATGCAAAGATATGATACGTTTATCAAAAGATCTGTGA
- a CDS encoding TetR/AcrR family transcriptional regulator produces MDDPKKLKRQKIIEIAAKEFAEKGYDAANINEIAALSGIGKGSIYLYFKTKKELFLATMETVVEKFNEISDAVMDLDCSLMDKLKLCLEYLLTQLSQ; encoded by the coding sequence TTGGATGATCCAAAGAAACTAAAGCGACAGAAGATTATTGAGATTGCAGCCAAAGAATTTGCTGAAAAGGGCTATGATGCTGCAAATATAAATGAAATAGCAGCACTTTCTGGAATTGGCAAGGGATCTATTTACCTTTACTTTAAAACAAAAAAAGAGTTATTTTTAGCCACAATGGAAACCGTCGTGGAAAAATTCAATGAAATATCAGATGCTGTAATGGATCTTGATTGTTCCTTAATGGACAAATTAAAACTATGTTTAGAATATTTATTAACTCAACTTTCGCAGTGA